DNA sequence from the Asticcacaulis sp. AND118 genome:
CCACACACAGACATAAGCAAAAGTCACGAAATCACAACGCACAGGCGTACATAATTTCGTGAAGTATCATAAGCGACAATAGCCCGACAATTCAACCGAATAGAACGTAAAATAATGTTTCGGTGAAAAACGCGCCGCTTAGTCTTCGATGCCCGCCGTACGTTTTGCCCGCTCTATATAGGCGTCGCGCAGCCTCAGCGCCACTTCGCCGGGCTGACCCTCGCCTATTACCGCGTCATCGATCTGTACGATCGGCATGACGAAGGTCGAGGCCGCCGACAGAAAGGCTTCCTTCGCGCGCTTGGCCTCTTCCAGCGTGAACGCCCCCTCTGACGCATCGACGCCCTGCTCACGCAGAATATCCAGCAGGCTGATCCGCGTCACGCCCGGCAGGATGTTGGCGCGCAGGCTGCGCGTCTTCACCTCGCCCTCCGCCGTAACGATGTAGACATTGGCCGAGCCGCCTTCGGTGACAAAACCTTCGGCATCGACAAAGATCACGTCCGATGCGCCGGCCTCGCGCGCGGCCTGTTTGGCCAGTACGTTGGGCAGCAGGCCGACCGTCTTGATATCGCAGCGGCCCCAGCGGTTATCCGGCGCCGAAACCACGCGGATGCCTTTACGCGCCTTGGCCTCCGATGCCACGCGATCGACCGGCTTGGCGGTTATGACCAGCGCCGGCTTGACCGGTTCCGCCGGGAAGAAATGGTCGCGCGCGGCGACACCACGACTGACCTGAAGATAGACCAGACCTTCGGTGATGCGGTTGCGGCGGACGACCTCGTTCAGCACGACCACCAGCGACGCGCGCGGCATCGGCATGTGGATGTGTAGTTCGCGAAGGCTGCGCTCCAGACGGTTCAGGTGCCCCGACAGATCGGCCAGTTGCCCGCCGAAAACCGACCACACCTCATAGACGGCGTCGGCGAACTGATAGCCGCGATCCTCGATATGCACGGCGGCGTCGGCGTGGCGCGTATAGGCACCGTTCACATAGGCAATGCGGGACATGGAAGGCTCGTTAGATGGAAGACTTCAAGGGGCCACAGGCCCCCAAAGAAACTAAGGATTCAAGGGGCCGCAGGCCCCTTGTCCCCCTAACTATTCGCGCGCAATCAGCAACGCAATGGACAAGTTTTGGGGTTGAGGGGCCAACTGGACCCTCACCTTACACTTCTTCGTCCTCAACGCCGCGAATATGCGCCAGTCCCAGCGACTTCAACTTGCGGTGCAGCGCCGAACGCTCCATGCCGATGAAGTTGGCCGTGCGCGAGATATTGCCGCCGAAGCGCACGATCTGCGAAGACAGGTATTCGCGTTCGAACACTTCGCGCGCATCCCGCAGCGGCAGGGCGATGATGCGCTCCGGGCGGATGGCGCCGGCTACCGCCGATTCAACGACCTCCGCCGGCAGCATCTGGGCGGTGATCGGCTCGGACGGATCGCCGGAAGCCAGAATCAGCAGGCGCTCGATATTGTTGCGTAGCTGGCGCACATTGCCCGGCCATTCGTGCACTTGAAGCGTCGCCATGGCGTCCTCGGAGAGGTTGCGCCTGGGCAGGCCCTGAGCGCGGGCGATGCGTTCGATGAAGTAATTGACCAGTTCGGCGATGTCGCTGCGCCGCTCGGACAGGCCCGGCACGCGCACCGGCACCACGTTCAGGCGGTGGAACAGGTCTTCGCGGAAACGCCCGGCGGCGATTTCCTGCTGGAGATCCTTGGAGGTCGACGAAATGACGCGCACATCGACCTGC
Encoded proteins:
- a CDS encoding D-amino-acid transaminase, which codes for MSRIAYVNGAYTRHADAAVHIEDRGYQFADAVYEVWSVFGGQLADLSGHLNRLERSLRELHIHMPMPRASLVVVLNEVVRRNRITEGLVYLQVSRGVAARDHFFPAEPVKPALVITAKPVDRVASEAKARKGIRVVSAPDNRWGRCDIKTVGLLPNVLAKQAAREAGASDVIFVDAEGFVTEGGSANVYIVTAEGEVKTRSLRANILPGVTRISLLDILREQGVDASEGAFTLEEAKRAKEAFLSAASTFVMPIVQIDDAVIGEGQPGEVALRLRDAYIERAKRTAGIED